The Akkermansiaceae bacterium genomic interval TGTGTCGTGCGTGGCAAGGTTTGGAGGAGGATCACTGGGACCGCGGAATTCATTCCGCCCCGGAGAATCCAGCCAGCAAAACCAAGCGGAATGAATTCCTCGGTCCCAGTTCCTGGCTGCCGCGCCAAAGCATTCCGGCTTGGCTTCCTGCGGGAAGCGGCAGAGCTTCATCACCATACGCCATGCCTCTTTTCCGTAACCAACTCCGTGCCATTGTCGCCGCCTGTCCGCTCATTCTCGCCGTCATCCTGCCTGCCGGTGCGGCGGAGGAGGGGAAATGGGTGAAGCTTTTCAACGGCAAGGACCTCACCGGATGGACCCCGAAGATCACCGGCCATCCGCTCGGGGAGAACACGCACAATACCTTCCGCGTGGAGGACGGCATCCTCAAGGTGTCCTACGATGGCTATGAGAAGTTCGGGAAACAATACGGCCACCTTTACACCAACATCGCCTACTCCCGTTACATCTTCCGCTGCGAATACCGCTTCGAGGGAAAGATGATGGCGGACGCCCCGCACTACGTGAACCTCAACAGCGGCGTGATGATCCATTCGCAGTCGCCGCAAAGCATGGGCATCGACCAGGAGTTTCCCTCCAGCATCGAGTGCCAGTTCCTCGCGGATGAGGGCAAGGGCGCTCGCCCGACCGGAAACATGTGCTCGCCGGGCACCCACATCGAGATGGATGGAAAGCTGGTCACCAAGCACATCGTCAATTCCACTTCGCCCACATTCCCGGCGGACGAGTGGGTGAAGGTCGAGGTGGAGGTCCGTGGCAACGAGGAAGTGATCCACC includes:
- a CDS encoding DUF1080 domain-containing protein, whose protein sequence is MPLFRNQLRAIVAACPLILAVILPAGAAEEGKWVKLFNGKDLTGWTPKITGHPLGENTHNTFRVEDGILKVSYDGYEKFGKQYGHLYTNIAYSRYIFRCEYRFEGKMMADAPHYVNLNSGVMIHSQSPQSMGIDQEFPSSIECQFLADEGKGARPTGNMCSPGTHIEMDGKLVTKHIVNSTSPTFPADEWVKVEVEVRGNEEVIHRVNGVEVLRFQKPQLDPENAISPASELLDAGAARLLSYGHIALQAEGQGVWFRNIELKSLEQP